The following proteins are encoded in a genomic region of Pseudomonas sp. Os17:
- a CDS encoding Dps family protein produces MTIDIGISEEDRKSIVDGLSRLLSDTYVLYLKTHNFHWNVTGPQFRTLHLMFEEQYNELALAVDLIAERIRALGFPAPGAYSIYARLSSIKEEEGVPAAEEMIKQLVAGQEAVTRTARGIFPLLDKVSDEPTADLLTQRMQVHEKTAWMLRSLLEHR; encoded by the coding sequence TCGACGGCCTTTCCCGCCTGCTTTCGGACACCTACGTGTTGTACCTGAAAACCCATAACTTCCATTGGAATGTCACCGGCCCGCAATTTCGCACCCTGCACCTGATGTTCGAAGAGCAGTACAACGAACTGGCCCTGGCGGTTGACCTGATCGCTGAACGCATCCGTGCCCTGGGCTTCCCGGCACCGGGTGCATACTCCATCTACGCCCGGCTGTCTTCGATCAAGGAAGAGGAGGGCGTGCCGGCCGCGGAAGAAATGATCAAGCAGTTGGTGGCCGGCCAGGAAGCGGTCACCCGCACCGCCCGTGGCATTTTCCCGTTGTTGGACAAGGTCAGCGATGAGCCAACGGCGGATCTGCTGACCCAGCGCATGCAAGTGCATGAGAAAACCGCGTGGATGCTGCGCTCCCTGTTGGAACATCGTTAA